The following are encoded together in the Arvicanthis niloticus isolate mArvNil1 chromosome 9, mArvNil1.pat.X, whole genome shotgun sequence genome:
- the LOC143443560 gene encoding NKG2-A/NKG2-B type II integral membrane protein-like yields MSRPLGTERTSEPRKPSKKIQSQLHFSNGAGDQLLELSFQRASQKHLKTSRHSYCKNVLSPPEKLISGILGIIWFALLIALVISTRIVSPYINHNLSSAQPPCAQCPKEWISYSHSCYYIGVERKSWNDSLVSCISKNCSLLHIESEEEKGFLESLSLVLWAGVKQKSRGHPWAQIKDPTFHSKISETSHDEHDCAMLSISGLTAENCAALHTYICKYKLTS; encoded by the exons ATGAGTCGCCCTCTCGGAACTGAACGTACCTCAGAACCCAGGAAACCCTCAAAGAAAATCCAGTCTCAGCTCCATTTCAGTAACGGAGCAGGAGATCAGCTGCTGGAGTTGAGCTTTCAACGTGCTTCCCAGAAGCATCTCAAGACCAGCAGGCATAGCTACTGCAAAA ATGTTTTATCACCTCCAGAGAAGCTCATCTCTGGGATCCTGGGCATCATCTGGTTTGCCTTATTGATCGCTTTGGTGATATCAACCAGAATTGTTTCTCCAT ATATAAACCATAATCTCTCTTCAGCACAACCACCTTGTGCTCAGTGCCCAAAGGAGTGGATATCATATTCCCACAGTTGTTATTACATTGGTGTGGAGAGAAAATCTTGGAATGATAGTTTGGTGTCCTGTATTTCCAAAAACTGTAGTCTGCTTCATATAGAGAGTGAAGAGGAGAAG GGCTTCCTGGAATCCCTTTCACTGGTCTTATGGGCTGGAGTCAAACAGAAAAGCAGAGGTCATCCCTGGGCTCAGATAAAAGACCCAACTTTCCATTCAAA GATATCAGAGACTTCCCATGATGAACATGACTGTGCAATGCTGTCAATTTCTGGTCTCACAGCAGAAAACTGTGCAgctttacatacatatatttgcaaGTATAAGCTCACCAGTTGA
- the LOC117715758 gene encoding NKG2-A/NKG2-B type II integral membrane protein-like isoform X1: MSNERVTYAELNVAKNSRNQHRKPRGPRSSNSVIEQEIIYADFSFQNPSPEHPKVCRDCRCKGFASPPEKRTAGTLGIICFVLIVVLVVVTTVAIPYTKGKVQINTSVTRTHTVQPSCAQCPKEWISYSHRCYYIGVEKKSWNDSLVSCISKNCSLLHIDSEEEKGFLESLSLVLWAGVEQKSRGQPWAQIKDPTFHSKISETSHDEHDCAMLSTSGLTAENCAALHTYICKYKLTS, from the exons ATGAGTAATGAACGAGTCACCTATGCAGAACTGAATGTGGCAAAGAACTCAAGGAACCAGCACAGGAAACCAAGGGGTCCTCGCAGCTCCAATTCAGTCATCGAGCAGGAAATCATCTATGCGGACTTCAGCTTTCAAAATCCTTCTCCAGAGCATCCCAAGGTCTGCAGGGATTGCCGCTGCAAAG GTTTTGCATCTCCTCCAGAAAAACGCACTGCTGGTACCCTGGGCATCATCTGTTTTGTCTTAATTGTCGTTTTGGTTGTAGTTACTACAGTTGCCATACCAT ATACTAAAGGAAAGGTGCAGATCAACACCTCAGTGACTAGAACCCACACAG tACAACCATCTTGTGCTCAGTGCCCAAAGGAGTGGATATCATATTCCCACAGATGTTATTACATTGGTGTGGAGAAAAAATCTTGGAATGATAGTTTGGTGTCCTGCATTTCCAAAAACTGTAGTCTGCTTCACATAGATAGTGAAGAGGAGAAG GGCTTCCTGGAATCCCTTTCACTGGTCTTATGGGCTGGAGTCGAACAGAAAAGCAGAGGTCAGCCCTGGGCTCAGATAAAAGACCCAACTTTCCATTCAAA GATATCAGAGACTTCCCATGATGAACATGACTGTGCAATGCTGTCAACTTCTGGTCTCACAGCAGAAAACTGTGCAgctttacacacatatatttgcaaatataaGCTCACCAGCTGA
- the LOC117715758 gene encoding NKG2-C type II integral membrane protein-like isoform X2 has product MSNERVTYAELNVAKNSRNQHRKPRGPRSSNSVIEQEIIYADFSFQNPSPEHPKVCRDCRCKGFASPPEKRTAGTLGIICFVLIVVLVVVTTVAIPLQPSCAQCPKEWISYSHRCYYIGVEKKSWNDSLVSCISKNCSLLHIDSEEEKGFLESLSLVLWAGVEQKSRGQPWAQIKDPTFHSKISETSHDEHDCAMLSTSGLTAENCAALHTYICKYKLTS; this is encoded by the exons ATGAGTAATGAACGAGTCACCTATGCAGAACTGAATGTGGCAAAGAACTCAAGGAACCAGCACAGGAAACCAAGGGGTCCTCGCAGCTCCAATTCAGTCATCGAGCAGGAAATCATCTATGCGGACTTCAGCTTTCAAAATCCTTCTCCAGAGCATCCCAAGGTCTGCAGGGATTGCCGCTGCAAAG GTTTTGCATCTCCTCCAGAAAAACGCACTGCTGGTACCCTGGGCATCATCTGTTTTGTCTTAATTGTCGTTTTGGTTGTAGTTACTACAGTTGCCATACCAT tACAACCATCTTGTGCTCAGTGCCCAAAGGAGTGGATATCATATTCCCACAGATGTTATTACATTGGTGTGGAGAAAAAATCTTGGAATGATAGTTTGGTGTCCTGCATTTCCAAAAACTGTAGTCTGCTTCACATAGATAGTGAAGAGGAGAAG GGCTTCCTGGAATCCCTTTCACTGGTCTTATGGGCTGGAGTCGAACAGAAAAGCAGAGGTCAGCCCTGGGCTCAGATAAAAGACCCAACTTTCCATTCAAA GATATCAGAGACTTCCCATGATGAACATGACTGTGCAATGCTGTCAACTTCTGGTCTCACAGCAGAAAACTGTGCAgctttacacacatatatttgcaaatataaGCTCACCAGCTGA